From one Streptomyces sp. NBC_01478 genomic stretch:
- a CDS encoding DUF6777 domain-containing protein, protein MRTSTGTIAAACALSATLLVAGCGGESGEDTKSSGEVFLQPVGAQGPDPFTDSTATAPGSPPRVTRTPQSTPARTASPSARPSTSPSAGRMRAVSGATPGLYGGTARAGSCDVERQIAYLTADRAKARAFGQAEGISPGAIPGYLRGLTSVVLRADTQVTNHGFRDARVTGFQSVLQAGTAVLVDNRGVPRVRCACGNPLKAGVPGGSASGDGGRSWSGFRPAEVVVVTPAPQVITNITIINVVDNTWIERPLGHRGPHHDHVVPPPTHVTPTPVPRPSHPTRTPSRPSQRPHESASGGISPPDVTSPAPSSSASAAPETSPSDCVTPTVTVTPGATGAPAAVAASPGVTACPAATATASPPGGTRTPSPRGTTASAEPPSTALPEPSRGTDSPDEIGPPSVPEAPDPPDGGGRIPDDDTSSIFDSPTDVFDG, encoded by the coding sequence GTGCGCACATCCACCGGAACCATCGCCGCGGCCTGCGCGCTCTCGGCGACGCTCCTCGTCGCCGGCTGCGGCGGCGAGAGCGGCGAGGACACGAAGTCGAGCGGCGAGGTGTTCCTGCAGCCCGTCGGGGCACAGGGCCCCGACCCCTTCACGGACTCCACGGCCACCGCGCCGGGCTCCCCACCTCGGGTCACCCGAACGCCGCAGTCGACACCTGCGCGGACCGCATCTCCGTCCGCCCGTCCCTCGACTTCCCCGTCCGCCGGCCGTATGCGTGCCGTCTCCGGTGCCACGCCCGGCCTGTACGGCGGGACCGCGCGGGCCGGCAGTTGCGACGTCGAGCGGCAGATCGCCTATCTCACCGCCGACCGGGCCAAGGCCCGCGCCTTCGGGCAGGCCGAGGGGATCTCCCCTGGCGCGATCCCCGGCTATCTGCGCGGGCTGACCTCGGTGGTGCTGCGCGCCGACACCCAGGTCACCAACCACGGGTTCCGTGACGCGCGGGTGACCGGATTCCAGTCGGTCCTCCAGGCCGGTACCGCCGTCCTCGTCGACAACCGGGGCGTGCCCCGCGTCCGCTGTGCCTGCGGTAACCCGCTCAAGGCGGGCGTGCCGGGCGGGAGCGCCTCCGGCGACGGCGGGCGGTCCTGGTCCGGGTTCCGGCCCGCCGAGGTGGTCGTGGTGACCCCGGCGCCGCAGGTGATCACCAACATCACGATCATCAACGTCGTCGACAACACGTGGATCGAACGGCCCCTCGGCCATCGCGGGCCCCATCACGACCATGTCGTACCGCCGCCGACGCATGTGACGCCGACGCCGGTCCCCAGGCCTTCGCACCCCACGCGGACGCCGTCCCGCCCTTCGCAGCGACCGCACGAGAGCGCGTCCGGCGGCATCTCGCCGCCCGACGTCACGAGTCCGGCGCCCAGCAGCAGTGCGAGCGCCGCCCCGGAGACATCGCCCTCGGACTGCGTGACCCCGACCGTCACGGTCACCCCGGGCGCGACCGGCGCCCCGGCGGCCGTAGCGGCGTCCCCCGGCGTCACGGCGTGCCCCGCCGCGACCGCCACGGCCAGCCCGCCCGGCGGCACCCGCACGCCGTCACCGCGCGGTACCACCGCGAGCGCCGAGCCGCCCTCGACGGCCCTGCCGGAGCCGTCCCGGGGCACGGACTCCCCGGACGAGATCGGCCCGCCGAGCGTCCCGGAGGCCCCCGACCCGCCCGACGGCGGTGGACGTATCCCCGACGACGACACCAGCAGCATCTTCGACAGCCCCACGGACGTCTTCGACGGCTGA
- a CDS encoding SpoIIE family protein phosphatase, which yields MVDRGASALSLPDDWPAHPDPILALNRMGSFDWDLDNGLFHMDAQAHEVFDLRPDEYDGHPESLAIRVPPPEGYRLDGLVSQAMKDGSENYGAYFRMRLRDGSLRWTHTQGYIRRDETGRPRRIIGIVRDATRELAESAARREQAAQDAALRRQTNIVQLTTAALAHARTVQDVIDVLKDTHGLVHLGATSLVMGLVEAGRIRLVAEGPEGSFVPGTEVTRIDEQYPMGEVVRTLAPAFIESPEEFAERYPLLWPHITDLDITAAAYLPLIAQARPIGAMGLLYNDRRGFTADERNVLVALGSSIAQSLQRAMFYEQEKDLAQGLQQAMLPRAIPSVPGADVAVRYRSAKLGRDIGGDWYDLIPLPGGRVGAVIGDVQGHDTHAAAVMGQLRIVLKAYAAEGHTPATVMARASVFLHELDTDRFATCLYAEADLSTGVVQVVRAGHIDPLVRQLDGTCRRMTVAGGLPLGLSAEFGRLEYPVSTVELDPGQTLLLCTDGLVEQPGADLDEGMQTLAALIASGPDDVRDLADLLIDVAEERGGEDDVALLLLRRRGQDAPRSGGRLQQHVAPGDSEALTEARHMIRAAVRAWGAGERSDEVELVADELITNALMHTEGSAIVTLRVLNGTERRLRVEVEDSSSALPRRREAGEDGVSGRGLLLVDMLTDVWGVEARGSGKCVWCEFLTPEGTGPEQTRSYPTGPEHPWPGPT from the coding sequence ATGGTTGATCGGGGAGCGAGCGCCCTGTCACTCCCGGACGACTGGCCCGCCCACCCGGACCCGATCCTGGCGCTCAACCGCATGGGCAGCTTCGACTGGGACCTGGACAACGGCCTGTTCCACATGGACGCCCAGGCCCACGAGGTCTTCGACCTGCGCCCCGACGAGTACGACGGACACCCCGAGTCGCTCGCGATCCGGGTACCGCCCCCGGAGGGCTACCGGCTCGACGGTCTCGTCTCGCAGGCCATGAAGGACGGCAGCGAGAACTACGGCGCCTACTTCCGGATGCGGCTGCGCGACGGCAGCCTGCGCTGGACCCACACCCAGGGCTACATCCGGCGAGACGAGACGGGCCGCCCGCGCCGGATCATCGGCATCGTCCGGGACGCCACCCGGGAGCTCGCCGAGAGCGCGGCCCGCCGTGAGCAGGCCGCCCAGGACGCGGCGCTGCGCCGGCAGACCAACATCGTGCAGCTCACCACCGCCGCCCTCGCCCACGCCCGGACCGTCCAGGACGTGATCGACGTCCTCAAGGACACCCACGGTCTCGTCCACCTCGGCGCGACCAGCCTGGTCATGGGCCTGGTCGAGGCCGGCCGGATCCGCCTGGTCGCCGAGGGCCCCGAGGGCAGCTTCGTGCCCGGCACCGAGGTCACCCGAATCGACGAGCAGTACCCGATGGGGGAGGTCGTACGGACCCTCGCCCCGGCGTTCATCGAGTCCCCGGAGGAGTTCGCCGAGCGGTACCCGCTCCTGTGGCCGCACATCACCGACCTCGACATCACCGCGGCCGCCTATCTGCCGCTGATCGCCCAGGCCCGGCCGATCGGCGCGATGGGCCTGCTCTACAACGACCGGCGCGGGTTCACGGCCGATGAACGCAATGTGCTCGTCGCGCTCGGCAGCAGCATCGCGCAGAGCCTCCAGCGCGCCATGTTCTACGAGCAGGAGAAGGACCTCGCCCAGGGCCTCCAGCAGGCCATGCTGCCGCGCGCGATCCCCAGCGTCCCGGGCGCCGACGTCGCGGTCCGCTACCGGTCCGCCAAGCTCGGGCGGGACATCGGCGGCGACTGGTACGACCTGATCCCGCTGCCCGGCGGGCGGGTCGGCGCGGTCATCGGCGACGTCCAGGGCCACGACACGCACGCCGCCGCCGTCATGGGCCAACTCCGTATCGTCCTCAAGGCGTACGCCGCCGAGGGGCACACCCCGGCCACCGTGATGGCCCGTGCCTCCGTCTTCCTCCACGAACTCGACACCGACCGCTTCGCCACCTGCCTCTACGCCGAGGCCGACCTGTCGACCGGAGTGGTGCAGGTGGTCCGGGCCGGTCATATCGACCCGCTGGTACGGCAGTTGGACGGGACCTGTCGCCGGATGACCGTCGCGGGCGGCCTGCCGCTCGGGCTGTCCGCGGAGTTCGGGCGGCTCGAATACCCCGTCTCGACCGTCGAACTCGACCCCGGGCAGACCCTGTTGCTGTGCACCGACGGCCTGGTCGAACAGCCCGGGGCCGACCTCGACGAGGGCATGCAGACCCTCGCCGCGCTCATCGCCTCCGGCCCCGACGACGTACGCGACCTCGCCGATCTGCTCATCGACGTGGCCGAGGAACGCGGCGGCGAGGACGACGTGGCGCTGCTCCTGCTGCGCCGGCGCGGCCAGGACGCACCGCGGTCCGGCGGCCGGCTCCAGCAGCATGTGGCGCCCGGCGACTCCGAGGCCCTCACCGAGGCACGGCACATGATCCGGGCCGCGGTCCGCGCGTGGGGCGCCGGTGAGCGCTCCGACGAGGTCGAGCTGGTCGCCGACGAGCTGATCACCAACGCGCTGATGCACACCGAGGGCTCCGCGATCGTCACCCTCAGAGTCCTCAACGGCACGGAACGCCGGCTGCGCGTCGAGGTCGAGGACTCCTCCAGCGCCCTCCCGCGGCGCCGCGAGGCGGGCGAGGACGGTGTCTCGGGCCGGGGTCTGCTCCTGGTCGACATGCTCACGGACGTGTGGGGTGTGGAGGCGCGCGGCAGCGGCAAGTGCGTCTGGTGCGAATTCCTGACCCCGGAAGGGACCGGACCGGAACAGACACGGTCCTACCCGACCGGACCGGAACATCCGTGGCCCGGCCCGACCTGA
- a CDS encoding zf-HC2 domain-containing protein, producing the protein MRSLERHRDVGAYALGVLDEADAFRFEDHLMECTSCAAHVTEFGPASRQLMLYRRATPRSVHPMAQPGPRLLDRLLGEVASRQRAGRRRFLYAVAASVVFAVGGPAVATLAAHGDGAVQLTATDAKSGVWAQITAANENYGSDVSLKIKDGAGPRSCRLVVVGRDGSEQTVTSWNVPEHDATMITMQGGAAMHPAEIDHYDVRTADGQQLVRLTSH; encoded by the coding sequence ATGAGGTCCCTGGAAAGGCATCGCGACGTCGGCGCGTACGCGCTAGGCGTGCTGGACGAGGCGGACGCCTTCCGCTTCGAGGATCACCTCATGGAGTGCACCAGTTGCGCGGCTCATGTGACCGAATTCGGTCCCGCCTCACGGCAGTTGATGCTGTACCGGCGTGCGACGCCGCGCTCTGTGCACCCCATGGCACAACCCGGTCCCCGGTTGCTGGACCGGTTGCTCGGCGAGGTCGCCTCGCGACAGCGGGCCGGACGGCGGCGGTTTCTGTACGCCGTGGCCGCCTCGGTGGTGTTCGCCGTGGGCGGGCCCGCGGTGGCGACCCTCGCCGCGCACGGCGACGGTGCCGTACAACTCACGGCGACCGACGCGAAGTCGGGCGTGTGGGCGCAGATCACGGCCGCGAACGAGAACTACGGCAGTGATGTGTCCCTGAAGATCAAGGACGGTGCGGGCCCCCGGTCCTGCCGTCTGGTGGTCGTGGGCCGCGACGGTTCCGAGCAGACCGTGACCAGTTGGAACGTACCCGAGCACGACGCGACGATGATCACGATGCAGGGTGGCGCGGCGATGCACCCCGCCGAGATCGATCACTACGACGTGCGGACGGCCGACGGACAGCAGTTGGTGCGGCTCACCTCGCACTGA
- a CDS encoding Fpg/Nei family DNA glycosylase, with product MPELPEVEALKDFLTEHLVGHEIVRVLPVAISVLKTYDPPPTALEGHEVVAVHRYGKFLDVETDGGPHFVTHLARAGWLHWKDRLPDGPPRPGKGPLALRVALETGEGFDLTEAGTQKRLAVYVVADPQSVPGVARLGPDPLADDFDEPRFAELLKDERRRLKGALRDQTLIAGVGNAYSDEILHAAKMSPFKLASSLTPAETRTLYEALRATLTEAVDRSRGVAAGRLKAEKKSGLRVHGRTGQPCPVCGDTIREVSFSDSSLQYCPTCQTGGKPLADRRMSKLLK from the coding sequence ATGCCGGAACTTCCCGAGGTCGAAGCGCTGAAGGACTTCCTGACCGAACACCTCGTCGGCCACGAGATCGTCCGGGTGCTGCCCGTTGCCATCAGCGTCCTGAAGACGTACGACCCTCCGCCCACCGCGCTGGAGGGCCACGAGGTGGTGGCCGTGCACCGGTACGGCAAGTTCCTGGACGTCGAGACGGACGGCGGCCCGCACTTCGTGACCCACCTCGCCCGCGCGGGCTGGCTGCACTGGAAGGACCGTCTCCCGGACGGCCCGCCCCGCCCCGGCAAGGGCCCGCTCGCACTCCGCGTGGCCCTGGAGACCGGCGAGGGCTTCGACCTGACGGAGGCGGGTACGCAGAAGCGCCTGGCGGTGTACGTCGTGGCCGACCCGCAGTCGGTCCCGGGCGTCGCCCGCCTGGGCCCCGACCCCCTGGCCGACGACTTCGACGAGCCGCGCTTCGCCGAGCTGCTGAAGGACGAACGACGCCGGCTCAAGGGCGCCCTGCGCGACCAGACCCTGATCGCCGGGGTGGGCAACGCGTACAGCGACGAGATCCTGCACGCGGCGAAGATGTCCCCGTTCAAGCTCGCCTCGTCGCTGACCCCGGCCGAGACCCGCACGCTCTACGAGGCCCTGCGCGCCACCCTCACCGAGGCAGTCGACCGCTCCCGGGGCGTGGCCGCCGGCCGCCTGAAGGCGGAGAAGAAGAGCGGCCTGCGCGTGCACGGCCGCACCGGGCAACCCTGCCCGGTCTGCGGCGACACCATCCGCGAGGTCTCCTTCAGCGACTCCTCACTCCAGTACTGCCCTACCTGCCAGACGGGCGGCAAGCCGCTCGCGGACCGGCGGATGTCGAAACTGCTCAAGTAG